Proteins encoded in a region of the Elaeis guineensis isolate ETL-2024a chromosome 7, EG11, whole genome shotgun sequence genome:
- the LOC105037034 gene encoding beta-1,3-galactosyltransferase 7-like isoform X1: protein MKVRSGGGCGESRVSARLIVVAFVVGFGIGVLFSDRFWTAADSNGHVISGPWQEQELEVISGDCTTKKKPVPDNDTMGDVTKAHEAIQSLDKTIATLQMELTATRSSKELMGSDGFQSMPSSNQQKKKAFVVIGINTAFSSRKRRDSVRATWMPQGEKLQKLEREKGLVIRFMIGHSATSDSILDQAIDAEEAQHNDFLRLDHVEGYHKLSAKTKIYFATAVAKWDADFYVKVDDDVHVNLGLSLGFYYWRLFLLLHSWLMKMLKYFIHIAGMLAGTLARYRSKPRTYIGCMKSGPVLSQKDVKYHEPEYWKFGEDGNKYFRHATGQIYAVSKDLATYISINQPILHKYANEDVSLGAWLIGLEVEHIDERNMCCGTPPDCEWKAQAGNVCIASFDWSCSGICESDERMMEVHKKCSEGDDGLWRALL from the exons ATGAAGGTCCGAAGCGGCGGTGGCTGCGGCGAGAGCAGAGTCTCGGCGAGATTGATCGTTGTTGCCTTCGTCGTCGGCTTCGGCATTGGAGTGCTGTTCTCGGACAG GTTCTGGACCGCCGCAGACTCAAATGGCCATGTTATCTCGGGGCCGTGGCAGGAGCAAGAGCTTGAGGTCATCTCGGGTGACTGCACCACCAAAAAG AAGCCTGTCCCGGATAACGATACAATGGGAGACGTGACCAAGGCCCATGAAGCTATACA GTCTCTGGACAAAACAATAGCTACACTCCAGATGGAGCTCACAGCCACACGGAGCTCTAAAGAGTTGATGGGATCGGATGGTTTCCAGTCAATGCCTTCATCCAACCAGCAGAAGAAGAAGGCTTTCGTCGTGATCGGGATAAACACTGCATTTAGCAGCAGGAAGAGGCGGGACTCGGTCAGAGCCACCTGGATGCCTCAAG GTGAAAAGCTCCAAAAACTAGAACGTGAGAAAGGACTTGTCATCCGATTCATGATTGGTCACAG TGCGACATCCGATAGCATTCTTGATCAAGCTATTGATGCAGAAGAGGCTCAGCATAACGATTTTCTAAGGCTG gatcatgttGAAGGTTATCACAAACTATCTGCAAAAACAAAAATATATTTCGCTACTGCAGTTGCCAAATGGGATGCTGACTTTTATGTCAAGGTGGATGATGATGTCCATGTTAATCTAGGTTTGTCTTTGGGCTTCTATTATTGGAGACTTTTTCTCTTGTTGCACTCATGGTTGATGAAGATGCTGAAGTATTTCATCCATATTGCAGGTATGCTTGCTGGGACACTCGCCCGTTACAGATCAAAGCCCAGGACCTACATTGGGTGTATGAAGTCCGGCCCAGTTCTTTCTCAGAA GGATGTGAAGTATCATGAACCTGAATACTGGAAATTTGGAGAGGACGGAAACAAATACTTCCGTCATGCAACTGGGCAGATCTATGCCGTCTCGAAAGATCTAGCCACATACATTTCCATCAACCA GCCTATACTGCACAAATATGCTAATGAAGATGTATCACTTGGCGCTTGGCTTATTGGCCTTGAAGTGGAGCACATAGATGAGCGTAACATGTGCTGTGGAACTCCACCAG ACTGTGAGTGGAAGGCCCAGGCAGGGAATGTCTGCATTGCATCCTTCGATTGGAGTTGCAGCGGGATCTGCGAATCGGATGAGAGGATGATGGAAGTTCATAAAAAATGCAGTGAGGGAGATGATGGCCTTTGGCGTGCTCTCTTGTGA
- the LOC105037034 gene encoding beta-1,3-galactosyltransferase 7-like isoform X2 produces the protein MKVRSGGGCGESRVSARLIVVAFVVGFGIGVLFSDRFWTAADSNGHVISGPWQEQELEVISGDCTTKKKPVPDNDTMGDVTKAHEAIQSLDKTIATLQMELTATRSSKELMGSDGFQSMPSSNQQKKKAFVVIGINTAFSSRKRRDSVRATWMPQGEKLQKLEREKGLVIRFMIGHSATSDSILDQAIDAEEAQHNDFLRLDHVEGYHKLSAKTKIYFATAVAKWDADFYVKVDDDVHVNLGMLAGTLARYRSKPRTYIGCMKSGPVLSQKDVKYHEPEYWKFGEDGNKYFRHATGQIYAVSKDLATYISINQPILHKYANEDVSLGAWLIGLEVEHIDERNMCCGTPPDCEWKAQAGNVCIASFDWSCSGICESDERMMEVHKKCSEGDDGLWRALL, from the exons ATGAAGGTCCGAAGCGGCGGTGGCTGCGGCGAGAGCAGAGTCTCGGCGAGATTGATCGTTGTTGCCTTCGTCGTCGGCTTCGGCATTGGAGTGCTGTTCTCGGACAG GTTCTGGACCGCCGCAGACTCAAATGGCCATGTTATCTCGGGGCCGTGGCAGGAGCAAGAGCTTGAGGTCATCTCGGGTGACTGCACCACCAAAAAG AAGCCTGTCCCGGATAACGATACAATGGGAGACGTGACCAAGGCCCATGAAGCTATACA GTCTCTGGACAAAACAATAGCTACACTCCAGATGGAGCTCACAGCCACACGGAGCTCTAAAGAGTTGATGGGATCGGATGGTTTCCAGTCAATGCCTTCATCCAACCAGCAGAAGAAGAAGGCTTTCGTCGTGATCGGGATAAACACTGCATTTAGCAGCAGGAAGAGGCGGGACTCGGTCAGAGCCACCTGGATGCCTCAAG GTGAAAAGCTCCAAAAACTAGAACGTGAGAAAGGACTTGTCATCCGATTCATGATTGGTCACAG TGCGACATCCGATAGCATTCTTGATCAAGCTATTGATGCAGAAGAGGCTCAGCATAACGATTTTCTAAGGCTG gatcatgttGAAGGTTATCACAAACTATCTGCAAAAACAAAAATATATTTCGCTACTGCAGTTGCCAAATGGGATGCTGACTTTTATGTCAAGGTGGATGATGATGTCCATGTTAATCTAG GTATGCTTGCTGGGACACTCGCCCGTTACAGATCAAAGCCCAGGACCTACATTGGGTGTATGAAGTCCGGCCCAGTTCTTTCTCAGAA GGATGTGAAGTATCATGAACCTGAATACTGGAAATTTGGAGAGGACGGAAACAAATACTTCCGTCATGCAACTGGGCAGATCTATGCCGTCTCGAAAGATCTAGCCACATACATTTCCATCAACCA GCCTATACTGCACAAATATGCTAATGAAGATGTATCACTTGGCGCTTGGCTTATTGGCCTTGAAGTGGAGCACATAGATGAGCGTAACATGTGCTGTGGAACTCCACCAG ACTGTGAGTGGAAGGCCCAGGCAGGGAATGTCTGCATTGCATCCTTCGATTGGAGTTGCAGCGGGATCTGCGAATCGGATGAGAGGATGATGGAAGTTCATAAAAAATGCAGTGAGGGAGATGATGGCCTTTGGCGTGCTCTCTTGTGA